The following are from one region of the Odontesthes bonariensis isolate fOdoBon6 chromosome 16, fOdoBon6.hap1, whole genome shotgun sequence genome:
- the LOC142401737 gene encoding nuclear protein 2-like, whose translation MATDLERFVSFEEAHYDQYDYYNLLEYPGHAAGKGRSKREMELNTNRHSPAGHERKIAEKFHNSEVKRRRTKSSSS comes from the coding sequence ATGGCGACAGATTTGGAAAGATTTGTTTCTTTCGAGGAAGCCCATTACGATCAATATGACTATTACAACCTGCTCGAATACCCGGGCCATGCGGCAGGAAAAGGGAGGTCCAAGAGGGAGATGGAGCTGAACACGAACCGCCACTCCCCCGCCGGACACGAGAGGAAGATAGCAGAGAAATTTCACAACAGCGAAGTGAAACGCAGGAGAACCAAG